A part of Paenibacillus sp. 481 genomic DNA contains:
- a CDS encoding DMT family transporter, with protein MRVGIYLLLVFTSMLWGGNFVASKLLVEHADALTLTLCRWGIAVLFWLPIVWLKERRILPPKQAWLPLSLMGLTGVVLFNVSMFMALEQTTATNTGLISALNPVAIALLSFIIYRERLNRWQVVAMIVSLGGALLFLLRGEMSRLWSLQFNVGDLWMLCAVAFWAIYSVTGKWALRYVSPYMSTFWGGVLGVVCLLPFKTDELLTLSGDMTFWSSILYISFGSTMLAMLFWNVGVQQVGGTQAGIFLNLNPIFTGTFAYFLLGEQMVGAQWLGAAIVMIGVFGFTLAGILRMNKERALS; from the coding sequence GTGCGGGTAGGAATATATTTGCTTCTCGTATTCACAAGCATGTTGTGGGGCGGCAATTTTGTTGCCAGCAAGCTACTCGTCGAGCATGCAGATGCGTTAACTTTAACCCTTTGCCGCTGGGGGATTGCTGTATTGTTCTGGCTGCCAATCGTTTGGCTGAAGGAACGCCGTATTTTGCCGCCCAAGCAAGCATGGTTGCCCCTTTCTTTAATGGGGTTAACGGGAGTCGTCTTGTTTAACGTCAGTATGTTTATGGCATTAGAGCAGACGACGGCTACGAATACGGGGTTAATATCAGCTCTTAATCCTGTAGCGATTGCGCTGCTTAGCTTTATCATATACCGCGAAAGGCTTAACCGATGGCAAGTGGTTGCTATGATCGTGTCACTCGGTGGCGCGTTGTTGTTCCTGTTGCGAGGGGAAATGAGCCGTCTGTGGTCGCTGCAATTTAACGTGGGCGATCTCTGGATGTTGTGTGCGGTTGCATTTTGGGCAATTTATTCGGTCACGGGAAAATGGGCCTTGCGCTATGTGTCCCCGTATATGTCCACCTTTTGGGGCGGTGTGCTTGGCGTGGTGTGCTTGCTTCCGTTTAAAACGGACGAGCTGCTCACGTTATCCGGTGATATGACGTTTTGGAGTAGTATTTTATACATAAGCTTTGGCTCAACGATGTTAGCGATGTTGTTCTGGAATGTGGGCGTACAACAAGTTGGGGGAACACAAGCCGGTATATTTTTAAATTTAAATCCGATTTTCACCGGAACGTTTGCCTATTTTCTGTTAGGTGAACAGATGGTGGGGGCACAATGGCTTGGTGCCGCAATCGTGATGATCGGGGTGTTCGGGTTTACATTAGCTGGAATATTACGCATGAACAAAGAAAGGGCGCTGTCATGA
- a CDS encoding Gfo/Idh/MocA family protein, with protein MKELGFAIVGFGTIAKTHMVALRTLPIIKPLPVTPVLAALVTRRPEELAQQAAQIGFRTVTDNLEEALLREDVQAVSICTPNALHAEQVQACVRHERAIYCEKPVTESAEATAALLHDIPHGYPQQLAFVFRYHPAVMRIRSALQAGMIGDVLQCKIAYLRSGYLDENRPFSWRLSDNLSGGGATSDIGVHALDLIRHWFGEFTSVNGQTHTFVPSRPASAGATERVHIQVDDWAAMTYETASGVRGLVELSRIAYGADAFRIDIVGTKGSITCDLERDKHPKVHLINGTSGIIPEPACLALLPDDKATMGLFQDSHFAALHHFILRYTGDSRWDELAPTLADGLVVEKWVDSVRKINPCG; from the coding sequence ATGAAGGAGCTTGGGTTTGCGATTGTCGGCTTCGGCACGATTGCAAAAACACATATGGTTGCGCTGCGAACGCTGCCCATCATTAAGCCGCTTCCGGTAACGCCGGTCTTAGCTGCGCTAGTAACGCGACGGCCTGAAGAGCTTGCTCAGCAAGCGGCCCAAATTGGGTTCCGTACCGTAACGGATAACTTGGAGGAGGCATTGCTGCGCGAAGACGTGCAAGCAGTAAGCATTTGTACACCGAATGCACTGCATGCGGAGCAAGTACAGGCATGCGTACGCCACGAGCGTGCGATCTATTGTGAGAAGCCTGTGACCGAAAGTGCGGAAGCGACAGCTGCACTGTTGCACGACATTCCGCACGGCTATCCACAGCAGCTAGCATTCGTGTTCCGCTATCATCCAGCAGTGATGCGTATACGCTCTGCTTTGCAGGCTGGAATGATTGGTGATGTACTACAATGCAAAATAGCCTATTTGCGTTCAGGTTATTTGGACGAAAATCGTCCATTTAGTTGGCGCTTGAGCGATAACTTGTCTGGCGGTGGGGCCACATCTGACATTGGTGTGCATGCACTTGATCTTATTAGGCACTGGTTTGGTGAGTTTACATCTGTAAACGGACAGACGCATACGTTTGTACCTTCTCGCCCAGCTTCTGCGGGAGCAACAGAACGAGTACATATCCAAGTTGATGATTGGGCGGCAATGACGTATGAGACTGCCAGTGGTGTGCGCGGTCTTGTTGAATTATCTCGTATTGCGTACGGTGCAGATGCATTCCGAATTGACATTGTAGGTACGAAAGGTAGCATTACATGCGATCTGGAGCGTGATAAGCATCCGAAGGTCCACTTGATTAATGGAACGTCTGGCATCATCCCTGAACCTGCGTGCCTTGCTTTACTGCCAGATGATAAAGCGACGATGGGGCTGTTTCAGGATAGCCATTTTGCAGCACTGCATCATTTTATTTTGCGATATACAGGGGATTCGCGGTGGGATGAATTAGCGCCAACGTTGGCAGACGGATTAGTCGTTGAAAAATGGGTCGATTCCGTCAGAAAGATAAATCCGTGCGGGTAG
- a CDS encoding DNA-formamidopyrimidine glycosylase family protein: protein MPELPEIEGLRRKLNKWIVGQRIKSIHIQRDSWLNIDREQLDNGVVGRQVLFVERRGKAIIFHLDDGRRLSIQVGGGAELTSLTDMEVEVDTKGAQFILNTEKGSFIIHGARSGSLHWLSARELDDDLKALGSDPLSRHLNSEAFRKRFARRRVTIKSALTNQAIVAGIGSRYAEEIAFVAGLHPSAKTEALTDDQWDTLYHATITVLEDAIDRIEAGEEVNLHVHGKVGEHCTSCQSIIEEVGSGVRAMTFCPKCQSL from the coding sequence ATGCCGGAACTCCCGGAAATCGAAGGATTACGTAGAAAATTAAATAAGTGGATCGTCGGTCAACGGATTAAAAGCATTCACATCCAGCGTGATTCATGGTTGAATATTGATCGCGAACAGTTGGATAATGGTGTTGTTGGCCGTCAGGTACTGTTTGTAGAACGACGTGGAAAAGCGATTATTTTTCATTTAGATGATGGACGTCGCTTGTCTATACAAGTAGGCGGTGGTGCAGAATTAACGTCACTAACCGATATGGAAGTAGAGGTAGACACGAAGGGCGCACAATTCATTTTAAATACGGAAAAAGGTTCGTTTATCATCCACGGGGCTCGTTCAGGCAGTCTCCATTGGCTCAGTGCTAGAGAGCTTGACGATGATTTGAAGGCGCTCGGATCTGATCCGCTATCTCGTCATCTGAATAGTGAAGCGTTCCGTAAACGTTTTGCACGACGTCGGGTAACGATTAAATCAGCATTGACGAATCAAGCTATCGTTGCAGGTATAGGTAGTCGCTATGCAGAAGAAATTGCATTTGTTGCGGGGTTGCACCCTTCTGCCAAGACAGAAGCACTGACAGACGATCAGTGGGATACGTTATATCATGCCACGATTACGGTACTGGAAGACGCTATTGATCGTATTGAAGCTGGTGAAGAGGTAAACTTACACGTCCATGGAAAAGTAGGCGAGCATTGCACAAGTTGTCAATCCATAATCGAAGAAGTTGGCAGTGGTGTTCGTGCCATGACATTTTGTCCAAAGTGTCAATCGCTATAA
- a CDS encoding TIGR01457 family HAD-type hydrolase has product MNKETQQRLRAFIDLDGTLYHGSTMIEGANELIATLNQLNVPYLFVTNNSSRTPEAVAKFLNSIGIDARDDHVLTSAQAAASYIQKHYTKQKVFVIGEEGLQQALSDSGANWTDCVEEAWTTDIGVVVQGIDRQLSYAKLEAASAAILRGAAFVLTNPDLMLPSDKGISPGAGTIGAALQAATGVDPVVIGKPSHIIMNAALERLGCSAEEAIVIGDNMLTDMKAGAQVGCRTALVYTGVTTPNNFASYKEKSGVIPDLVFHNLQEIRQWIIEEVSATI; this is encoded by the coding sequence ATGAACAAAGAGACACAACAAAGACTACGAGCGTTCATTGATTTAGATGGTACGTTATATCATGGCTCGACGATGATCGAAGGAGCGAACGAACTTATTGCAACGCTGAATCAATTGAATGTGCCGTATTTATTCGTCACGAACAATTCATCCCGGACACCAGAGGCTGTTGCAAAGTTCCTAAATTCAATTGGCATCGACGCACGTGACGATCATGTACTCACCTCTGCGCAAGCTGCTGCATCGTATATTCAGAAACATTATACGAAGCAAAAAGTGTTTGTCATTGGTGAAGAAGGGTTACAACAAGCGCTAAGTGACTCTGGGGCGAACTGGACGGATTGTGTGGAAGAGGCATGGACAACCGATATCGGCGTTGTCGTGCAAGGCATTGATCGCCAATTATCTTATGCGAAGCTTGAAGCTGCCTCGGCAGCTATATTGCGCGGTGCGGCGTTTGTGTTAACAAATCCCGATCTCATGCTGCCTTCGGATAAAGGAATTTCCCCAGGCGCAGGTACAATCGGCGCAGCTTTGCAAGCGGCTACGGGGGTAGACCCAGTCGTAATTGGTAAACCTAGTCATATTATTATGAATGCAGCGTTAGAGCGTCTTGGATGCTCGGCTGAGGAGGCTATTGTCATTGGCGACAATATGTTAACCGATATGAAAGCGGGTGCTCAGGTAGGCTGCCGTACGGCATTAGTGTACACAGGTGTGACCACACCAAACAATTTTGCATCGTATAAAGAGAAGTCTGGTGTGATCCCAGATCTCGTGTTCCATAATTTACAAGAGATCAGACAATGGATTATAGAAGAAGTATCCGCTACGATATAA